One Streptomyces coeruleorubidus DNA segment encodes these proteins:
- a CDS encoding carbohydrate kinase family protein translates to MRIAVTGSIATDHLMTFPGRFADQLVADQLHTVSLSFLVDKLDVRRGGVAANIAFGMGQLGTRPILVGAAGADFDEYRAWLDRHGVDTESVRISDTLHTARFVCTTDSDHNQIGSFYTGAMSEARLIELKTVADRVGGLDLVSIGADDPEAMLRHTEECRSRSIPFAADFSQQIARMDGEEIRILLDGATYLFSNEYEKGLIESKTGWTDAEILSRVGHRVTTLGAQGVRIERAGEDPIEVGTPDEERKADPTGVGDAFRAGFLSGLAWGVSLERAAQVGCMLATLVIETVGTQEYQLRRGHFMERFTKAYGDEAAAEVQAHLA, encoded by the coding sequence GTGCGCATCGCAGTCACCGGCTCCATCGCCACCGACCACCTCATGACCTTCCCCGGCCGCTTCGCCGATCAGCTCGTAGCGGACCAACTGCACACGGTCTCGCTGTCGTTCCTGGTCGACAAACTCGACGTCCGCCGCGGAGGCGTCGCCGCGAACATCGCGTTCGGCATGGGACAGCTCGGCACCCGCCCGATCCTGGTCGGCGCCGCGGGCGCGGACTTCGACGAGTACCGGGCCTGGCTCGACCGGCACGGCGTCGACACCGAATCCGTCCGCATCTCCGACACGCTGCACACCGCCCGCTTCGTGTGCACCACCGACTCCGATCACAACCAGATCGGCTCCTTCTACACCGGCGCCATGAGCGAGGCCCGGCTCATCGAGCTGAAGACCGTCGCCGACCGCGTCGGCGGTCTCGACCTGGTCTCCATCGGCGCGGACGACCCGGAGGCCATGCTCCGCCACACCGAGGAGTGCCGCTCCCGGTCCATCCCGTTCGCCGCCGACTTCTCCCAGCAGATCGCCCGCATGGACGGCGAGGAGATCCGCATCCTGCTGGACGGGGCGACGTACCTGTTCTCCAACGAGTACGAGAAGGGCCTCATCGAGTCCAAGACCGGCTGGACCGACGCGGAGATCCTGTCCAGGGTGGGCCACCGGGTGACCACCCTCGGCGCGCAGGGCGTGCGCATCGAGCGGGCCGGCGAGGACCCGATCGAGGTCGGTACCCCCGACGAGGAGCGCAAGGCCGACCCGACCGGCGTCGGCGACGCCTTCCGTGCGGGGTTCCTCTCGGGCCTCGCGTGGGGCGTCTCCCTGGAGCGTGCCGCGCAGGTCGGCTGCATGCTGGCGACTCTCGTCATCGAGACGGTGGGGACGCAGGAGTACCAGCTGCGGCGGGGGCACTTCATGGAGCGGTTCACGAAGGCGTACGGGGATGAGGCTGCGGCGGAGGTTCAGGCGCACCTGGCCTGA
- a CDS encoding HesB/IscA family protein: protein MSVSDETTTVSDGIILTDAAADKVRTLLDQEGRDDLALRVAVQPGGCSGLRYQLFFDERSLDGDVEKDFGGVKVVTDRMSAPYLGGATIDFVDTIEKQGFTIDNPNATGSCACGDSFS, encoded by the coding sequence ATGTCCGTATCGGACGAGACCACCACCGTCAGCGACGGCATCATCCTGACCGACGCCGCCGCGGACAAGGTCAGGACCCTGCTCGACCAGGAAGGCCGCGACGACCTCGCGCTGCGCGTCGCCGTCCAGCCCGGTGGCTGCTCCGGCCTGCGCTACCAGCTCTTCTTCGACGAGCGTTCCCTCGACGGTGACGTGGAGAAGGACTTCGGCGGTGTGAAGGTCGTCACCGACCGCATGAGCGCCCCGTACCTGGGCGGTGCCACGATCGACTTCGTGGACACGATCGAGAAGCAGGGCTTCACGATCGACAACCCGAACGCGACGGGCTCCTGTGCCTGCGGCGACTCCTTCAGCTGA
- the nadA gene encoding quinolinate synthase NadA — MTTAHTQELDVQPTPLALLLLGREADPKSERGVECPGDLPSPSDPDLVERARKAKEKLGDKVFVLGHHYQRDEVIQFADVTGDSFKLARDAAARPEAEYIVFCGVHFMAESADILTSDDQKVVLPDLAAGCSMADMATAEQVAECWDVLTEAGIAEQVVPVSYMNSSADIKAFTGKHGGTICTSSNAKRALDWAFEQGEKVLFLPDQHLGRNTAVRDMGMSLDDCVVYNPHKPNGGLTADELRAAKMILWRGHCSVHGRFSLDSVNDVRERIPGVNVLVHPECKHEVVAAADYVGSTEYIIKALEAAPAGSKWAIGTELNLVRRLANRFAPEGKEIVFLDKTVCFCSTMNRIDLPHLVWALESLAEGNLVNRIEVDRETEAFAKLALERMLALP; from the coding sequence GTGACCACCGCCCACACCCAGGAGCTCGACGTACAGCCGACGCCCCTCGCCCTGCTGCTCCTCGGCCGTGAGGCCGACCCGAAGAGCGAGCGCGGCGTGGAGTGTCCCGGCGACCTGCCCTCGCCGTCCGACCCGGACCTGGTGGAGCGCGCCCGCAAGGCGAAGGAGAAGCTCGGGGACAAGGTCTTCGTGCTCGGCCACCACTACCAGCGCGACGAGGTCATCCAGTTCGCCGACGTCACGGGGGACTCCTTCAAGCTCGCCCGGGACGCGGCGGCGCGTCCGGAGGCCGAGTACATCGTGTTCTGCGGTGTGCACTTCATGGCGGAGTCAGCGGACATCCTGACGTCCGACGACCAGAAGGTCGTCCTGCCCGACCTCGCCGCCGGCTGCTCGATGGCCGACATGGCCACGGCCGAGCAGGTCGCCGAGTGCTGGGACGTGCTGACCGAGGCCGGGATAGCCGAGCAGGTCGTGCCCGTCTCGTACATGAACTCGTCCGCCGACATCAAGGCGTTCACGGGCAAGCACGGCGGCACGATCTGCACCTCCTCGAACGCCAAGCGCGCCCTGGACTGGGCCTTCGAGCAGGGTGAGAAGGTGCTCTTCCTGCCGGACCAGCACCTGGGCCGGAACACGGCGGTGCGGGACATGGGCATGTCCCTGGACGACTGCGTCGTCTACAACCCGCACAAGCCGAACGGCGGACTGACGGCCGACGAGCTGCGGGCCGCGAAGATGATCCTGTGGCGCGGCCACTGCTCGGTACACGGCCGCTTCAGCCTGGACTCGGTGAACGACGTGCGCGAGCGCATCCCGGGCGTGAACGTCCTGGTCCACCCCGAGTGCAAGCACGAGGTCGTGGCCGCGGCGGACTACGTCGGCTCGACGGAGTACATCATCAAGGCCCTGGAGGCCGCGCCGGCCGGTTCCAAGTGGGCCATCGGCACAGAGCTGAACCTGGTACGGCGCCTGGCGAACCGTTTCGCGCCCGAGGGCAAGGAGATCGTCTTCCTCGACAAGACGGTCTGCTTCTGCTCGACCATGAACCGCATCGACCTCCCGCACCTGGTCTGGGCCCTGGAGTCGCTGGCCGAGGGCAACCTGGTCAACCGCATCGAGGTGGACAGGGAGACGGAGGCGTTCGCGAAGCTGGCGCTGGAGCGGATGCTGGCGCTGCCGTAG
- a CDS encoding protein kinase domain-containing protein, with protein sequence MPLHSDDPKSVGGYQLVDRLGAGGMGVVYRARARSGREVALKVVHAQYAADAVFRTRFRQEIAAVRKVSGAFTAPVLDADPEAARPWMATQYVPGPSLARRIRDRGALPDAEVRGLALGLVEALRDIHRAGVVHRDLKPANVLLADDGPRVIDFGIARAVENHQTLTETGQMIGTPPFMSPEQLVDARAVGPASDVFSLGALLVYAVAGRGPFDADSPYLTAYRVVHDEPVLSGVREPLRGILERCLSKEAADRPGLGELAREFATALPERPDGDPATMTLRADKLPAVEATRPATLADPPDPARPRRRIRPLLAATGTVGAAVLGLTAYLTLGPGWAQSADRPGPSPSATSRWAALPSGWKPWQTTAYETAARGVRKAPEGPDGTVRGGPDCRVYEGAVYCGGYRTLPVRLDGRTGETVWRVGPVGAVTGEDASTFTILGIRDDAVLVGQEPDGEGTTRVLAFDTGTGERLWHRAVNDEWADVIFSGDIVVLPEGDGTSVTARSLRTGAERWTERLPARHSCGFTETGKGLYAECFPDAGGTGELLVLELDRADGSTRRLTVPSAAGLLGVSDGRLLFLDRTQDEDGNMLIGQDAPYARIRSVDPDTGAQSTTKLAEKYAGVVTLADGTLWFATSTGQITAVSARTGQPLWQTSTSLEQPGEATYDPRARVVYLASASGRVGALDARKGTLLWETLPRAERSDTDWGATEVRLFEGALVAATPDGAVFSLDPAHPGRKPHSG encoded by the coding sequence GTGCCGCTGCACAGCGACGACCCGAAGTCGGTCGGCGGCTACCAGCTCGTCGACCGGCTCGGGGCCGGGGGCATGGGCGTCGTCTACCGGGCCAGGGCGCGGTCGGGCCGTGAGGTCGCCCTCAAGGTGGTGCACGCCCAGTACGCGGCGGACGCCGTCTTCCGCACCCGGTTCCGGCAGGAGATCGCCGCCGTCCGCAAGGTCAGCGGAGCCTTCACCGCACCGGTCCTGGACGCGGACCCCGAGGCCGCGCGGCCCTGGATGGCGACCCAGTACGTGCCCGGGCCCTCGCTCGCCCGGCGGATCCGTGACCGGGGCGCCCTGCCGGACGCCGAAGTGCGCGGGCTGGCCCTGGGCCTGGTCGAGGCACTGCGCGACATCCACCGTGCCGGGGTGGTGCACCGGGACCTGAAGCCGGCCAACGTCCTGCTCGCCGACGACGGCCCCCGCGTCATCGACTTCGGCATCGCCCGCGCGGTGGAGAACCACCAGACGCTGACCGAGACCGGCCAGATGATCGGCACCCCGCCCTTCATGTCTCCCGAACAGCTCGTCGACGCCCGTGCGGTCGGCCCGGCGTCGGATGTCTTCTCCCTCGGGGCGCTGCTGGTGTACGCCGTCGCCGGGCGCGGCCCGTTCGACGCGGACAGTCCCTATCTGACGGCGTACCGGGTGGTGCACGACGAACCCGTGCTGTCCGGGGTGCGAGAGCCGCTGCGGGGCATCCTGGAGCGCTGCCTGTCCAAGGAGGCCGCGGACCGGCCCGGACTCGGCGAGCTGGCCCGGGAGTTCGCGACGGCCCTGCCCGAGCGGCCGGACGGCGATCCGGCCACCATGACCCTCCGCGCGGACAAGCTCCCGGCCGTCGAGGCCACCCGCCCCGCGACCCTCGCGGACCCGCCGGACCCCGCCCGCCCCCGCCGCCGCATCCGCCCGCTGCTCGCCGCGACGGGCACGGTCGGCGCGGCCGTCCTCGGCCTGACGGCCTATCTGACGCTCGGCCCCGGCTGGGCGCAGAGCGCGGACCGGCCCGGCCCCTCGCCGTCCGCGACCTCCCGGTGGGCGGCGCTGCCGAGCGGCTGGAAGCCCTGGCAGACGACCGCGTACGAGACAGCCGCGCGCGGAGTGCGGAAGGCACCGGAGGGGCCCGACGGCACGGTACGGGGCGGGCCGGACTGCCGGGTGTACGAGGGGGCCGTCTACTGCGGTGGCTACCGGACCCTCCCCGTACGCCTGGACGGCAGGACGGGCGAGACCGTCTGGCGCGTGGGCCCGGTGGGGGCTGTGACCGGCGAGGACGCGTCCACCTTCACGATCCTCGGTATCCGGGACGACGCGGTGCTGGTCGGGCAGGAGCCCGACGGCGAGGGCACGACCAGGGTCCTCGCCTTCGACACCGGCACCGGTGAGCGGCTCTGGCACCGCGCGGTGAACGACGAGTGGGCCGATGTGATCTTCTCCGGCGACATCGTCGTGCTCCCGGAGGGCGACGGCACCTCGGTGACGGCCCGCTCGCTCCGCACCGGCGCCGAGCGCTGGACGGAACGGCTGCCCGCGAGGCACTCCTGTGGTTTCACGGAGACCGGCAAGGGTCTGTACGCGGAGTGCTTCCCGGACGCGGGGGGAACCGGGGAGCTGCTGGTCCTGGAGCTGGACCGGGCCGACGGCTCGACACGCCGACTGACCGTACCGAGTGCGGCCGGCCTCCTCGGCGTCTCCGACGGCCGGCTCCTCTTCCTGGACCGGACCCAGGACGAGGACGGAAACATGCTCATCGGCCAGGACGCGCCGTATGCCCGGATCCGGTCGGTGGATCCGGACACCGGTGCCCAGAGCACGACGAAGCTGGCCGAGAAGTACGCGGGAGTGGTGACGCTGGCGGACGGCACCCTGTGGTTCGCCACTTCCACCGGACAGATCACCGCCGTGTCGGCCCGCACGGGCCAACCGCTGTGGCAGACCTCGACCAGCCTGGAACAACCGGGCGAGGCGACGTACGACCCACGGGCCCGGGTCGTGTACCTGGCCAGTGCCAGCGGCCGGGTCGGGGCACTCGACGCGAGGAAGGGCACGCTGCTGTGGGAGACGTTGCCGCGTGCCGAACGCAGCGACACCGACTGGGGTGCCACCGAGGTACGGCTCTTCGAAGGCGCCCTGGTCGCGGCCACCCCCGACGGCGCCGTCTTCAGCCTCGACCCCGCGCACCCCGGGCGGAAACCGCACTCGGGGTGA